GCCTGCTGGACCTTCCCGGGTTCGGGCCCTGGACGGCCGACGTCATCGCCATGCGCGCCCTCGGCGACCCCGACGCCTTCCTCGCCACCGACCTGGGCGTCCGGCGCGCCGCCCGGGAGCTGGGCCTGCCCGCCACGCCGGGCGCGCTCACCGCGCGCGCCGAGGTGTGGCGCCCCTGGCGCGCGTACGCGGTGCAGTATCTGTGGGCGACCGACGGCCACCCGATCAACTTCCTCCCCGCATAAGGACCTTCCCCCGATGAAGCAGCACACCGTCATCGACAGCCCCTACGGCCCCCTCACCCTCGTCGCCGACGACGGCGTCCTGTGCGGCCTCTACATGGCCGGACAGCGGCACCGTCCCGCGGAGCAGACCTTCGGCACGCCCGACGACACCCCGTTCGCCGAGGCCGCGGAACAGCTCGCGGCCTACTTCGCGGGCGAGCTGACCCGGTTCACCCTCGAACTGCGCCTGCACGGAACCCCGTTCCAGCGCAGGGTCTGGGACCAGCTCACCCGCATCCCGTACGGCGAGACCCGCTCCTACGGCGAACTCGCCGGCGCCCTGGGCAGTCCGGGGGCGTCGCGCGCGGTCGGCCTCGCCAACGGCCGCAACCCGGTCGGCATCATCGTGCCCTGCCACCGCGTCATCGGTGCCGGCGGCTCCCTCACCGGCTACGGCGGCGGCCTGGACCGCAAGCGGCGCCTGCTGGACTTCGAACGCGGGGAGCGGGGAGCGGCCCTGTTCTAGCCCGCTCCCGGCCCCGTTGCGGGCACCGCCCCCAGGCCGCTCACGCCGTCAGGCGGGCCAGCAGCCTCGGCAGGGCGGTGCCGATGGGCTCCCGGACCACCTCGTCGGCGAGCTCGTCGTACGGCGTGGGCTCGGCGTTGACGATGGTCAGCCGGGCCCCGTGATCGGCGGCCACACCGACCAGACCGGCGGCCGGATGCACCTGGAGGCTGCTGCCGACGGCGAGGAACTCCTGGCACGCCTTGGCGATCGCCGCGGCCTCGCCGAGCACCACGGGATCGAGCGCCTCGCCGAACATCACCGTGGCCGACTTCAGGATGCCGCCGCATTCCGGACAGGGCGGATCGTCCTCCCCGGCGTCGACCCGGGCGAGGGCGTCCTCCATCGGGCTCCGGGCGTGACACCGGGTGCAGACGACCCCGTGCGCGCTGCCGTGCAGTTCCAGCACCTTGCGCTCCGGCATCCCGGCCAGCTGGTGCAGCCCGTCCACGTTCTGCGTGATCACCCGCACCGGCACCCCGGACCGCTCCAGCTCGGCGACGGCCCGGTGCGCCGCGTTCGGCTCGGGCCGCAGCGCCCGGTTCGCCCGCCGCATCCGCCACGAGCGCCGGCGGATCTCCGGGTCGTCCATGTAGTACGCGTAGGTCACCAGCTTCTCGGCCTCGGGATCCGTGCGCCACAACCCGGCCGGACCGCGGTAGTCGGGGATCCCGGAGTCGGTGGAGATGCCCGCGCCGGTGAGCAGCGCGACGAGAGGCCTGGTCATGGGCCGAGGGTAGGTCGGCCCACCCGTCCGGTGCGAACGGATATCGGGGCCGCCGCGCTGACGGGCACGGACGGCCACCTCCGGCCGAGGAAGCGGGACCGCACGGCCGCCGCATCCCCCGAGCACCGGGAAGGCCCCGCACGGCCGCCGCCCGCCCGGGCACCGGGGAAGCACCGCCTCGCGGCACCGGGAAGAAGCACCGGACGCCCGGAAAAGGCATCCCCCCGGACACCGAACGGGCGCCGACACGCCATCCGCCGGTCACCCCCACCGCCCGGCCGGGCGCCGGGCGAGGGCCGTGGGTGGCGCGTTCCTTGCGGCTCGGCGGTGGGGGCGTGGCCGTGGGTGCTAGCGTCCGGGCATGGCCAAGGTGACGGTCTCGCTCGACGCCCAACTCGTCGTGGAGGTCATGGTGCTAGCCGGGGTGAGTAGCCCGCAGGACGCCGTGGAACTGGTCGTCCGGGACTACATCGCGCGCGGACACCGGACCGAGGCGCGGGCGGCCGCGCGGGAGGAGGCGCCGCGCGAGACGCGCGAGTGGCCCCGGGACCCGGAGGGCTGAGCACTGCTCCGGGCGTCGTCGCGGGGGGCGTGCGCGAGCCGCCCCGGGCGTACGGCGCGCGGGACTTGGGGGAGGAGTGTGCCTACTGCCGTGCCCGCATGCCGAGTTCGGCGAGCCGGGCGAGTACCGGGAGGGCCGCGGCGAGGGTCCGCCGCTCCTCCGCCGTCAGCTCGGCCATCAGGGGCGCCATGTGCCGGCCCCGGTCCTGTTGCCGGGACTGCCCGACCGTGCGCCCCTCCTCGGTGAGGTGCACCAGGACGGCACGGCCGTCCGTGGGGTCGGGACGGCGTTCGACGAGTCCGTCCCGTTCGAGCCGGGTCACCAGCTGGGTGACCCCCGGCTGGCTCATCTGTTCCGTGCGGACCAGGTCGGTCAGTCGCGTGGGCCCCCGGAAGGCCAGCGTGTCCAGCACCGACAGCGTCGTGAAGGACAGCTTCTGCACGGA
Above is a genomic segment from Streptomyces collinus Tu 365 containing:
- a CDS encoding SIR2 family NAD-dependent protein deacylase, with protein sequence MTRPLVALLTGAGISTDSGIPDYRGPAGLWRTDPEAEKLVTYAYYMDDPEIRRRSWRMRRANRALRPEPNAAHRAVAELERSGVPVRVITQNVDGLHQLAGMPERKVLELHGSAHGVVCTRCHARSPMEDALARVDAGEDDPPCPECGGILKSATVMFGEALDPVVLGEAAAIAKACQEFLAVGSSLQVHPAAGLVGVAADHGARLTIVNAEPTPYDELADEVVREPIGTALPRLLARLTA
- a CDS encoding methylated-DNA--[protein]-cysteine S-methyltransferase — protein: MKQHTVIDSPYGPLTLVADDGVLCGLYMAGQRHRPAEQTFGTPDDTPFAEAAEQLAAYFAGELTRFTLELRLHGTPFQRRVWDQLTRIPYGETRSYGELAGALGSPGASRAVGLANGRNPVGIIVPCHRVIGAGGSLTGYGGGLDRKRRLLDFERGERGAALF
- a CDS encoding MarR family winged helix-turn-helix transcriptional regulator, with translation MTSPQNLDRATDLDVGDLTRAIENFNRFYIRLPSVQKLSFTTLSVLDTLAFRGPTRLTDLVRTEQMSQPGVTQLVTRLERDGLVERRPDPTDGRAVLVHLTEEGRTVGQSRQQDRGRHMAPLMAELTAEERRTLAAALPVLARLAELGMRARQ
- a CDS encoding type II toxin-antitoxin system VapB family antitoxin, which produces MAKVTVSLDAQLVVEVMVLAGVSSPQDAVELVVRDYIARGHRTEARAAAREEAPRETREWPRDPEG